The DNA window GCCCTTCGCCATCTCCCCCCGGCGCGCGAAGTCCCGCGACGCCACCCGCGTCACGTAGTCGCCCAGCGAGGAGCCGCCCTGGATGCGGTCCAGCTCCCGCGCCAGGGGCATCAACGCCAGCGCGCGCTCCTTCGACGGCGACGAGCGGACCACGTCGTAGAAGTGTTGCCGCACCACCCCCGGACTCTGGCGGGCCTCCTGGAGCGGCAGGGGCGCCTTCGGGTCCTCCAGCAACGCCAGCGTCGCGTCGCGAGCCCCCCGCCACTTCCTCGCGCGCTCCAGCGTCTCCTCGCGCAGCGTCACCGCGTGAGCTCGCGCCTCGCGGCTCCAGCCCTGCTCACCGAGCGCGGCCACCTTCTCGAAGGTCTCCGCCGCCTTCATCGTCAGGCCCATGTCCCGCAGCACCAGCGCGCGGTTCCACAGGGCCTGGGCATGCCGGGGATTCGCGGCCAGCACGCCATCCAACAACTGCAATGCCTGCTCATGCGCTCCGCGGGACAGATGCACCGCGGCCAGGTCGCTGTCCCGGTCCGGCGAGGACGACATCCGCGCGAGGAAGGAGCCCGCCTGGTTCCACTCCCCTTGCAGTCCATACGCGGCGGCGATGCCCGCCCAGTTCCCATCCGCTTCCAGACTGGCCAGCTCCTTCAACGGAATGGGCTCGGGAGGAACCAGACACCCGCCCGCGGACACACGGGGGCGATAGCGGTCTGCTTCGGGGTAGGTGAGCCGGGCTTCGATGCGCGCGACGGCGCGGCGCTCGGCCCAGAAGCGGGGCTCGACTCCGCCGCCTCCCGATGGCGTCCGCGCGAGCAGGTACGTCACGACAAGCACGGGCGCGACCAACGCCAGGACCCAGGCCTTGTCAGAAGCCGACTTCAACATGCTGCCCCCTCGGGTGCCTGCCTCCCCAGGCAGCCACCCACCTGGCGGGTTCTACACCAACCCTCCCCTCGGCGCCGACTTTCGCTCGAATCCCAACACCGGGCGCCGAAGGCCCAGGCGTCCCATGGTTCACACCCGCCCTGTACGAACGGACACACCCGCGAGTCCTCGCGCGAAATAAATCCGCGGAATGAATCCCGCGCGATGCGCGAACGAGACCGGGCATCCCGCGCGGCGGTGTGTCGTCAGGCCGGAGGGGGCGCGAGCGGCATCTGAGCCAAAGTGGCCCAGGCACCCACCCTGACGCCGTGCGTCCATCCCCCGGGAATCACTGCGTCAGAACTCGCCCGGCAAGCAGCAGCTCGAGCGCGGCGCCTTCGTGCGCCCCCACGAGCGGCGAGCCGAACGCATGAGCGAGTGGGGGTTGGCGGGCGGGCTCGAGCGGGAAGCAGGATGGCCGCCCGGGTGTCCCATGCGCCGCCAACCCGGAATGAAAGGACCCTGTTTGACCCCATCCCTTCGACTCGCAGCCCTGGCATTGCTTGCCCCCTCCCTCGCATCCGCGAGCGTGGTGTGGAAAGGCGACTTCGAGACCGGCAACCTTTCGCAGTGGACGCGCACACAAAGCGTCTCCAACAGCCGCCTGCAGGTGGTGACGGACACGGTGCGAGAGGGCCGCTACGCGCTGAAGGCCACGGTCCGCCAAGGGGATGACCCCATCGGCGCCAGCGGCAACCGAAACGAGCTGCTCTACATCAGTGAAGAGAAGACCGGCTCGACGTACTTCTACAAGTGGAGCACGTTGTTCCCCAGCAACTACCCGCTCGCCGACGGCTGGCAGGTCTTCGCGCAGTGGCACCAGGAAGGCTGCTGTGGCTCGCCGCCGCTGGAGTTCTTCGTGCGCGGGGACCGGATGCACCTGCGCGTGGGAGGAGCGGACGGCCCCATCCCGTGGGAGGGCCCGCTGTCCCGAGGTCAGTGGCACGACTTCGTGCTTCAGGTGAAGTGGTCCGCCAACCCCAAGGTGGGCTTCGTCCAGCTCTGGCACAACGGGAAGCTGGTGCTGCCCAAGACGATGGGCGCCACGCAGTACGGCAGCGAGATGAACTATCTCAAGCTCGGCCTGTATCGCGAGGACAGCATCAAGCCCGAGGCCAGCGTGTACCACGACGGCTTCGTCATGAGCACCGCGCTGGAGGACGTCATGCCTCCTCCGCCCCCGCCTCCGCCTCCGACCCCAGAGCCGACGCCGACGCCGACTCCTGAACCGACGCCGACGCCCACGCCGACGCCCGCTCCGGACCCGACGCCTACGCCGGGTCCGAATCCGACGCCGCCCGTCATCAACGTGCCCACGCCCACCAACCCCGGCACCCCGGGCACGGGCGTGGTGAACAACGACGACCGCGAGAGCCCCAAGCCCGGCGGCGGCTGCGGCTCCACGGCCACCGGCGGCGCGCCGTTCGTCGCGGCCACGGTGCTGCTGGCGCTGGCCCTGCTGGGACGCCGACGCAAGGCCGCCGAGGTTCGCGTCTCGCGGCGCTGACGCCCTCGACAAGCAGCACGCGTGAAGACACACGAAAGCGGGTCCGCTCATCCAGGGCGGGCCCGCTTTTCTTTCAGCGCCTCATGACCGAGGCGGCGGACATCGAGGGGGCCGCTTCACCGAGGGACGTGTGCCTCCACCCAGCTCACGATGTCTCCGACGACCTTCTGAGCGTCGGGTTCGTGCGCGAGGTCGTGGCGCTGGCCCTCGTAGATGATGAGGCGCTTGTCGGTGCTCGTGGCCTGCGCCACCACGGCCCGGCTGCCCTCGAGGGAGGTGATGACGTCCTCGCCTCCGTGCACCACCAGCAGCGGGAGCTTCAGGTCCTGGAGCTTCCCGTCCAGCGCTTCGATGGCGGCGATGAGCGCCTTGGCGGAGCGCGCGGGAAGCTTCTCGTGGGTGATGAGCGGATCCGCGAGGAACCGCTCCTTCTCCGGGCCATCGTGAAGGAACATCTCGCTGTCCAGTGCCTGCGCGGGCAGTCCCGGGAGGAGCGTGCCGAAGATTTTCGCCAGGCGTGTGTCGAAGCCAGACACGCCAGGCGGGAGCGCGAGGGCCGCGCCGCTCAGGATGAGTCCCGACACGTCCGCGGCGTGCTGGAGCGTGTAGTGCGTGGCGACGAGGCCGCCCATGCTGTGGCCGAACACCAGGACTGGCGCACCCGGGTGTCGCGCGCGCGCGTCCTGGACGACGCCATCCACGTCGTCCACCAACTGCTGCATCGACTCAATCCTCTGGCGGTCACCACCGGAGTGGCCGTGGCCCCGGTGGTCCTGCGCGACGACGGCGAAGCCCTGGGCCCGGAGCGATTCCGCCAGCCCGCTGTAGCGGTCGGAGTAGTCCCTCAAGCCGTGGATGAGGACCACCACGCCTCGCACGGGGGGCTGCGCGGGCTCCCACTGGATGTGGCTCAGGCACACGCCATCGGAGGCGGTCCGCTCGAAGCCGGGGGACGTCTCGGGACGCGTGCGGCACGCGGTGGTGGCGGCGCAGCCCTGTGTGAGGACGAGCGCGGTCAGGGCGGTGAGGAAGAGGAAGGACCTGTTCATGGCGGCCAATGCACCATGCGGTGTCCCGACCCACATCGGCCAGATGGCGGATCACACGATGCCCGCGCGCGCGGCCACCAGTGAGGCCCCCGCGCGAGTGCTCACGCCCAGCTTCTCGTAGATGTGGATGGTGTGGTGCTGCACCGTGCGGTCCGACACCCCGAGCTTCCTCGCGATCTCCTTGTTCGTCGCGCCCCCCGCCAGCAAGCGCAGCACCTCCACCTCACGAGGCGTCAGCGCGGACGTGGGGCCAGGGGCTGGCGCGCGCCGGACGTCCTTCGTCCCGACCACCACCGCGACGCAGTCCGCATCCAGTCGGCCCTCCTTCACCTCGGCCTCCAGGACCTGACGGGCCAGGGCCGCGGCCCGCGCGGGGCGGTGGGGACGCTCCTCCTGGAGCGCGACCCAGACGTCGGCCACCGCGAGCAGTCGCGCGGCTCGGGACAGCGCGGCGGGCGCGAGTCCTCGGGGATAGCCACCACCATCCAGTCGCTCGTGATGCGCGCCCGCGAGCCTCCCCGCCTCCCGCAACAGGGGCGTGGCGGAGAGCAACTGCTCGGTGGCGTGGGCATGCGCCCTGGATGTCTCCCGGTCCGAAGAGGACCAGTCGGGTCGGAGCCACAGTCCGGTGGGCAGCGTCACGTGTCCCAGGTCGTGCAGGTACGCCGCGAGTTGGAGCGTGGCTTGTTCCTCGGAGTCCAGCCCCAGCCGAGGCGCGGCGGTCGCGCACGCCTCCGCCACCCGCCGCGAGTGTCCACGGGTGAAGGGGCTCTGCAGGTCCGCGAAGTCTCCGAAGGTCGTCGCCAGCGCATTCGCGTCGAGGGTGGGCGGGGCGTCGAGCAGGCACGCCTCCGCCGCTTCGATGCGCGCATCCGACAAGGTCTGGAGCGAGGCGGTCGCGGCCAGGGCCCGCTTCGCCCACGACGGGTCCAGCGTCGTCCCGGACTGTAGCGCCAGGGCCTCCTGTGCGACGGCCGCGCCCGAGCCGACGAAGAAGACGACGGCCACGTGAGCCGCCTGCGCGACCCGCCCGACTTCCAGCAGGTCCGTGCCGCCCAGGTGACACGGACCACCCGCTCCGTCCCAACGCTCGAAGACCTCATCCAGCCCCTGGAGCACCCGCGCATCCAACCCCAGGCCCGAGGCGAGCAGTCGCGCCGCGCCACACGCCTCCGCGAACCACTCCGAGCGCAGTCGTCGCGAGGACGTCAGCAGCCGCGCGAGTCCGGCGGCGCGGCGAGGCAAGGAGGAGCTGGCGCCCAGGACCGAGCGCACGACATGCTCGGAGCGGCCCGCGTCTCCACGCAGCAGGTTGCGGCGCAGGTGGACGTCATTGCCCAGCCGCGACTCCTCGGCGGCGTAGGCGGTGCAGCCCAGGTGGCGCAGCAGGCCCACGTAGAAGGCGGCCCGCGCATCGGCTGGAGACAGGCCACCCTCCAGCGCCAGCTCCAGCGCGAACAGGCCGGTGAGCAGGCTCTTCTCCCCGTCCAGTCCATTGGCGAGGTCGAGCACGGTGGACAGCGAGGAGAGCGAAGCCACCGGCTCCTGGCGCAGGTTCATCACGCGAGGAGCTTGTCACGGTTCCACGAGGGGCGAGGCACGGACAGGGGCCGCATGCCCCCGCCAGCCGGCCCCGCCCCGGCTTCAGCGGACCGGACGCGTCAGTGCGCGCCCTCCACCTTCACCCCCGGGTTCGCGCGCCGCAGCATCACCACCAGCACCAGCGAGCAGGCGAAGATGGCGGTGAGCACGGTGAAGTTGGCGTTGAAGGCGCGCACCAGCGCCTGCAGGTTGATGCGCTGACCCATCAGGCCGTAGGCGGCGGCCAAGGGGTCCGTCACCCGCGCGGCGACCGTGGCCTTGAGGCCGGCGAGTTGCTCCTGCGTCACCTGCCCGTACACATCCACGTGTGAAGAGAGCGCCGTGGCGTTCACCTTCGTGAGCCGGTTGAGCGCGCTGCTCATCCACGCGGTGCCGATGGAGCCGCCCAGCTCGCGCGTCAGGTTGAACAACCCCGCCGCGTTGCCGCGCTGGTCCGGCCGCAGGTTGCTGAGCGCCATCACCGAGAGGGGCACGAAGATGAAGCCCATGGAGCAGGCGCGGATGAACACGGGGGTAATCAACGCCGCCTCGTCCGCCGTGCTCGTCAGGTGGCCGTTGGTCCACAGCGAGAAGCTCATGCCGATGATGCCCAGGCCCACGAGCAGGCGCCCGTCCACCTTGCCTCCGAAGCGTCCGATGAGCGGCATCAGCAGCAACTGGATGGCGCTGCCCTTGAGGAACACCAGCCCGATGTCGAGCGCCGAGTAGCGCATCACCGTGCCGCAGAAGAGGCTGAAGAGGAACGAACCGCCAAATAGCGCCGTGCCGATGAGGAAGTTGACGCCTGTCGCCGCCGCGTAGGAGCGGTTGGCGAACACCCGCAAGTCCACCACGGGTTGAGGTGTCTCCAGCTCATGGACAATGAACGTGATGAGCGCCACGCCCGCTATCACCGCGAGCACGGTGATTTTCATGCTGTCGAACCAGTCCTCGCGAGTGCCCTCCTCCAGCACGAACTGGAGCGCCGCCATGCCCACCGCCAGGAGCGCGATGCCCCAGCGGTCCACGCGGTCCGTGGAGGGCTCGAAGTCCTTCTGCTCGATGTGGCGCCACGCCATGTACGCGGCGAACAGGCCCACCGGCAGGTTGATGAGGAAAATCCAGTGCCAGCTCGCCACCTCGATGAGCATCCCGCCCACGGTGGGCCCCAGGAGCGGCCCCGTCACCGCGCCCAGGCCGAAGAGCGCGCCGGCCATGCCGTGCTCCTTCTGGGGATAGCGCGCGAAGAGGATGGCCTGCGACGTGGGGATGATGGCGCCGCCGCCCACGCCCTGGAGGATGCGGAAGAGCACCAGCGACGGCAGGTTCCACGCCAGGCCACACAACACGCTGGCCGCGGTGAACATGAGGATGGACGCGGTGAAGTAGCGCCGGAAGCCGAAGCGCCGCTGGAGCCATCCCGTCATCGGGATGACGACCACGTTGGCCATCATGTAGCCGGTGGACACCCACGCAATCTGGTCCAACGGCGTGCCAAAGCTCGCGCGGATGTCACTGAGCGCGACGTTGACGATGGAGATGTCCAGCACGGACATCAGCGCCGCGGCCATGGCGGCGATGGTGATACCGGCCTTCGAGCCGGTGATGACCTCACCCTTCACGACTAGTTGCTCCTCGTATCCACGGTGACGATGGCGCTCATGCCCGGCTTGAGCGCCAGACCCTGCGGGCCCCCATCGAAGCGGATGAGCACGGGGATGCGCTGCACCACCTTGACGAAGTTGCCGGAGGCGTTGTCAGGAGGCAGCAGCGCGAAGCGCGCACCGCTGGCGCCCGCGAGGCTGTCGACGTGCCCCTTGAAGGCGTGGCCGTTGAACGCATCCACCGTCACCTCCACGGGCTGGCCCTCCTTCATCTCGCCCACCTGGTCCTCCTTGAAGTTGGCCACCACCCAGACATCGTCCTGCGGCACCACCGCCATCAGCGGACGCTCCGGGCCCACCATCTGCCCCAGCTCCACCGTGCGGCGGCTCACCACGCCGTCCACCGGCGCGCGCACCTTCGTGTACGAGACCGCCAGCTCCGCCAGGTGCAGCGCGGCCTGGGCCTGCTTCAGCTTCGCGTTGGACAGCTTCACCGCCGCCTGCGCCGCCGTCACCTGCACCGGCCCCGTCTCCGCCGCGGCCAGCCGGCCCTGCGCCGTCTCGAGGCCACCGGACGAGCCCTGCACTCCCGCCTCGGTGGAGGCCAGCTTCGCGCGAGCCACGTCCAGCGCCGCCTTCGACTGGTCATACGCGGACTCCCGCGCGTCCAGGTCCGCCTGCGTCACCGCGCCCTCCGCCTTCAACGTCTTCACGCGCACCAGGTCCGCGTCCGCCAGCTTGAAGCGAGCCTCCGCCGCCACCACGTCCGCCTGCGCCTGGTTCAGCGCCGCCTTGGACGAGCTGATGCCGCTGCTCGCCTGCACCACGCCACCGCGGGCCTGCCGCAGCGTCGCGCCCGCGTTGACCTCCGTGAGTGACAACTGCGCCTGCGCGTTGGACGCCTGCGCCTCCGCGCTCTGCACGTCCGCGCGAGCCACCTCCAGCTTCGCCTCCAGGTCCGTGGCGTCCAGCTCCACCAGGACCTCACCGGCCTTCACCCGCTGGTTGTCGTTCACCAGCACCTTGGCCACCTGGCCGGAGATGCGAGGCGACACGTTGGCGATGCGGCCCTCCACCTGTGCGTCGTCCGTGGACTCGTGGCCGCGCGACACCAGCCAGCGAACCCCTCCGCCCACCACCGCCAGGGCCAGGAGCGCGGGCAGCACCTTCTTGGCGCGGGAGCGGGGCGCGGCGGGCTCCTTCACGAGGGAAGGCGCCGTCTTCGAGGGGTCATGGTTCGGGGAGTCCATCGAGGGGGAAGCAGTACTCATGGCGTTTCTCAAAGGTTCAACAGGTCGATGATTTGGTGGCTAACCATTCGGGCGAAGTGAGACGTCCACCAGGCCCGACGGAGGGAATTCGAGGTGCGTGAGGCTTACGGCTCCCGGAAGGCGGGCAGGTGTGTGGAGACCTTGGCCAGCAGCGCTCGGAGGGTGTCGCGCTCCTCTTCACTCAGGCCCGACATGAGCGAGGCCACGCGGCGGTAGTGCTCGGGGAACATCTCCTCGAGCAGCGCGCGCGCCTTGCGGGTGAGGCTCACGGTGTACATCCGGCGGTCTTCGGGGTGGTCCTCCCGGGAGATGAGGCCGTCCTTCTCCAGCGTGTCGAGCAACCCCGTCATGGTGGCGCGGCTCACACAGGAGCTCTCCGCGAGCTCCGCGGGGGTGAGGCTCCGGCCATCCTCCGTCTCGCTGGCGGAGTACAGGCGGACCAGCACGGTGAAGCGGCCCGTGGACAGCCCCCAGCGCGCCAGACTCGTGTCGTAGGCGGCCGACAGGTCGTTCGACAGCCGCAACAAGGAGATGCAGGTCTCGATGGCGCCAGGGTCCAGCTCCGGAAAGCGCTTCGCCAGACGCTGCAGCCGCTCGTAGCGGGTGATGGGGGGAGGATTCACGGTCATGGTTCCGAGCGGGACTCCAGGTGCTGCTGAGTGCATGTCGTAAGGTTCCTAACTAGTCGGCGCAACGAAATTCTTCGAAGCGGGGACAGAAAGAAACGGGAGGCCTCGCTCGCCCGCCCGGAGTGTGAAGCAGCGCGCCTGGAGGCACGCGGGCCGTTATGAAGTGGGCGTGCTCGATGTGAAGGACCCCACCGTGCAGGCGGCGCTGCGCCGTGCTTGTGAGGAGGCCGGCCTGCCGGACTCGCTGCGCGGCTGCGTGTACCCGCTGCTCAGGGACGCGGAGGGCGACTGGCCCACCTGCTGCGGTGGAGGCTGCATGCCATGCTCGTCCACCCTGGCGGATGTGGCGGTGCGCACGCTGGAGCTGCTCGGCACGCCCCGCGCCTCGCCCGTGCCGTCATGAAGCAGGCCGACTGACGTAGGCTCGGGGGCCTATGAGCCCCATCGTCCATGCGGAGCTGTCGTGGCTGATGTCCCAGGTCCTGCGCGAGCGACGCGACCGCATCCTCGTCACGTGCGCGGGGCTGGCGCCGGACGTGGATGGGCTCACGCTGCTGGCGGGTGAGGCGTGGTACGTGCGCTATCACCACGTGCTCTTCCATGGCTACGTGGGGGCGCTCATCACCGCCGCGGTGTGCATGGCGCTGGCGCGACAGCGAGCCCGCGTGGCCCTGCTCGCGCTGGGCGCCTTCCACCTGCACCTCGTCTGCGACCTCCTGGGCAGCGGACCTGGGTGGCCCATCCACTACTTCTGGCCCACGAGCATGCGGGAGTGGTTCTGGGCGGGGCAGTGGGACCTGGCGTCGTGGCAGAACGCGGTCATCGCGCTCGTCGTGACGCTGGCGTGCCTGGCGGGCGCGCTGCGCTGGCGGAGGACCTTCGTGGAGGTGCTCTCCCCCCGCTGGGACATCGAGGTGACGAAGACCCTGCGGCGGCGCTTCCTGTCGGAGCAGGAGACTTCCGCGTCCTCGTCCACCAGAAATTGAGTCGCACCGCGCGTCTGTAGTCCACGAACGTGCGCGACAAGGTTGTGTCCACCAGCATGCAGCGCCCGAGCGCGGCGCTCGTTCGGATACATTGCCTGGTGGCATCCCGCACGCCTAGCTTGAAGGGGTTTCCGCTAAGGGGCTCCCCCATGCCTGCGTATCGCGAAGTACTCGCCCGGATACCCGACCCCGATACCGACGCTGGCAGGCAGTGCCAGGGATTGCTGGACGTGAAGACCAAGCCCCAAGGCAGCCTGGGGCGCCTGGAGGAGCTGGCCTGCCAGTGGGCGGCGCTCCGAGGCGAGGCCGCGCCCGCGATGCCTCGCAAGGGGCTGGTCGTGATGGCCGCGGACCACGGCGTGACGGAGGAAGGCGTGAGCGCCTATCCCGCCGAAGTCACCGCGCAGATGGTCGCCAACTTCTCCCGAGGCGGCGCCGCCATCAACGTCCTGGCCCGGCAGCACGGCGTCCGCGTGGAGGTCGTGGACATGGGCGTGCGGGTTCCGCTCCCAGGACTCCAGGGCGTGCGCAACCACCGCCTGGGGCCCGGCACGGGGAACTTCACCCGAGGGCCCGCGATGTCGCGCCGGCTGGCCGAGGAGGCACTGAGCGTGGGCACGCTGCTGGCGCTGGAGCTGGCGGAGTCGGGTGTGACGCTGATCGGCCTGGGGGACATGGGCATCGGCAACACCACGTCGTCGGCGGCGCTCACGTGCGTGCTCGCGGGCGTGTCGCCGGACATGGCCACGGGGCGAGGCACGGGCGTGGATGACGCGGGCCTCACCCGCAAGGTGGAGGTGGTGCGCCGAGCGCTCGCGGTGAATCAGCCGGACGCGGCGGACCCGCTGGACGTGCTCGCCAAGGTGGGGGGATTCGAGATCGCGGGCCTCGCGGGTGTGGCGTTGGGCGCGGCGTCCAAGCGCATCCCCGTGATGCTGGATGGCTTCATCTCATCTGTCGCGGGCCTGGTGGCGGCGCGGCTGTGTCCCAGGGTGATGCCCTTCCTGCTCGCCAGTCACATGTCGCGTGAGGCGGGGCATCGCCGGGTGCTGGAGGCCCTGCGGCTGCGGCCCCTGTTGGACCTGGGCCTGCGGCTGGGCGAGGGCACGGGCGCGGTGCTCGCCATGGGCCTGTTGGACAGCAGCCTGCACATCCTGCACGAGATGGCCACGTTCGCCTCGGCGGGCGTCGCGGAGAAGTCGCGGCGCTGAAGCTCGCCGTGGCGAGGGAAACGTGGCAGGAGTCGCGCCACGTTCCCATGAAGCGACTCCTCGCCAGCATCGCCTTCCTCACGCGCATCCCCGTCCCCGGCGCCGCGACCTTCGACGCCGCCGACGTGGGCCGCTCGACGCTCTGCTTTCCCCTGGTGGGTGCCCTGCTGGCGGCGGTGCTCGTGGGCGTCCGCCACCTGCTCTATCCGCTGCTTCCGGCCACAGTGACCGCGTATGTGCTGCTCGGCCTGTACGCGCTGCTCACCGGCGCGCTGCACCTGGATGGGCTGGCGGACATGGCCGACGGCTTCGGCGGCGGGCGCACGAAGGAGGACGTGCTGCGCATCATGCGCGACCACGTGATTGGCGCGTATGCCGGCGTCACGCTGGTGTTGATGGTGGGCCTGAAGGCGAGCGCGCTCGCGGCGCTGCTGGAGCGGGGACACGCGGACACGGCGCTGGTGGTGGCGCTGGTGCTCGGCCGGTGGGGCTCCGTTCCGCAAGGGTGGCTCCTGCCCTATGCGCGCCGAACGGGAGGTCTGGGCATGGCCATCACCGACCACGTCGGGCGTGTCGAGGTGCTGGGCGCCACGGTGCTCGCGCTCGGCTTCGCGCTGGGGTTGATGGGGTGGCGAGGCGGCGTGCTGCTCGCCGCGGTGGGCGGCGTGTCCGCGCTCCAGGGGTGGTGGTGCCGCAGGAAGATTGACGGCATCACCGGCGATACCATGGGCGCCAACACCGAGATATGCGAGGCAGTGGTGCTCGTGCTGGCGCTGGCGCTCGGCTGAGGCGTCTCGAGGAGGAGTGACGAGCGTGGACTGGCGGCTGCCCGGCGGCGTGACGCGGATGATTCTGGTGAGGCACGGCAGGCCCTCGGAGGAGATGAAGGGGCGCTGCTATGGCCGGCTCGACGTGAGCCTCGCTCCAGAGGGACATGTGCAGGCCCAGCGCGCGGCCAGCCTGCTCTCGCAGGTGGAGTTGCACGGCCTGTATTCGAGTCCTCGGCTGCGTGCGCTCGACACGGCGAAGCGGGTGGCGGAAGGGCGCGGCGTGGGCCTCCAGGTGGAGGAGGCCTTTCGCGAAATCGACTTCGGACTCTTCGAGGGACTCACCTACGAAGAGGCCGAGCGCCGCTTCCCGAGCCTCTACGCCGAGTGGATGGCGCACCCCGAGAAGGTCCGGTTCCCAGAGGGAGAGACCTTCTCCGAGATGCGCGAGCGCGTCCGCGAGGGAGGCCGCGCCCTGCGCGCACGCCATCCGGGACAGTGCTTCGCGCTGGTGTCACACGGAGGCGTCAACCGCACGCTGCTGGCCGAGGCCCTCGGCATGGCGGACCCGCACTTGTTCCGGTTGGACCAGGTCCACGCGGCGGTGAATGTCATCGACTTCTATGGCGACGAGCCCGTGGTGAAGCTGATGAACCTGGAGCCCTGAGTCCCCTTCTTCAGGCGGACCTGCGAGCCACCAGGTA is part of the Myxococcus landrumus genome and encodes:
- a CDS encoding histidine phosphatase family protein; the protein is MDWRLPGGVTRMILVRHGRPSEEMKGRCYGRLDVSLAPEGHVQAQRAASLLSQVELHGLYSSPRLRALDTAKRVAEGRGVGLQVEEAFREIDFGLFEGLTYEEAERRFPSLYAEWMAHPEKVRFPEGETFSEMRERVREGGRALRARHPGQCFALVSHGGVNRTLLAEALGMADPHLFRLDQVHAAVNVIDFYGDEPVVKLMNLEP